The following are from one region of the Gryllotalpicola protaetiae genome:
- a CDS encoding ABC transporter substrate-binding protein, with the protein MKHSTRRAIALAGAAAAAAALLVGCSSTPASTGKATTKAGLTPVKIQLQWAVQAQFAGYVEAVKQGYYKDEGLDVTLVPAGGDIVPQTQLANGAVDYAIAWAPKALASREQGAAITDVAQIFQRSGTLQISFKSNDITSVKDLKGKTVGSWGGGNEFEPYAAMTKSGLDPAKDVTIVQQGFDMNAFLDGDIKAAQAMTYNELAQVLESTNPKTGKLYTLDDLNILDWSDLGFGMYQDGLWADSNKLKNDKAYQKQTTKVIEATLKGWVYARDHIDQTAADVVAAGSQLGLSHQTWQTNEVDKLIWPSPDGVGKIDTKTWDQTVDIALHTKNGSGATVITAKPDSDAYTNTYVDEALADLKKQGVDVTGEDFKPETVTLQPGGK; encoded by the coding sequence ATGAAACACAGCACGCGCCGAGCCATCGCGCTCGCCGGCGCCGCCGCGGCGGCCGCCGCCCTTCTCGTCGGCTGCTCGAGCACCCCCGCCTCGACCGGCAAGGCTACGACGAAGGCCGGGCTCACCCCCGTCAAGATCCAGCTGCAGTGGGCCGTGCAGGCCCAGTTCGCCGGCTACGTCGAGGCGGTCAAGCAGGGCTACTACAAGGACGAGGGGCTGGATGTCACGCTCGTCCCGGCCGGCGGCGACATCGTGCCGCAGACCCAGCTCGCCAACGGCGCCGTCGACTACGCGATCGCGTGGGCGCCCAAGGCGCTCGCCTCGCGCGAGCAGGGCGCCGCGATCACCGACGTCGCCCAGATCTTCCAGCGCTCCGGCACCCTGCAGATCTCCTTCAAGTCGAACGACATCACCTCGGTCAAGGACCTGAAGGGCAAGACGGTCGGCAGCTGGGGCGGCGGCAACGAGTTCGAGCCGTACGCCGCCATGACGAAGTCGGGCCTCGACCCCGCGAAGGACGTCACCATCGTGCAGCAGGGCTTCGACATGAACGCCTTCCTCGACGGCGACATCAAGGCCGCCCAGGCGATGACGTACAACGAGCTGGCGCAGGTGCTCGAGTCGACGAACCCGAAGACCGGCAAGCTGTACACGCTCGACGACCTCAACATCCTCGACTGGTCCGACCTCGGCTTCGGCATGTACCAGGACGGCCTGTGGGCCGACAGCAACAAGCTGAAGAACGACAAGGCCTATCAGAAGCAGACCACCAAGGTCATCGAGGCGACGCTCAAGGGCTGGGTCTACGCCCGCGACCACATCGACCAGACCGCGGCCGACGTCGTCGCCGCGGGCAGTCAGCTCGGCCTCAGCCACCAGACCTGGCAGACCAACGAGGTCGACAAGCTGATCTGGCCGTCGCCCGACGGCGTGGGCAAGATCGACACGAAGACCTGGGATCAGACCGTCGACATCGCGCTGCACACCAAGAACGGCAGCGGCGCGACCGTCATCACAGCCAAGCCCGATTCGGATGCCTACACGAACACCTACGTCGACGAAGCGCTCGCCGACCTCAAGAAGCAGGGAGTCGACGTCACGGGCGAGGACTTCAAGCCCGAGACCGTGACGCTCCAGCCCGGCGGGAAGTAG